Proteins from a genomic interval of Stenotrophomonas maltophilia:
- a CDS encoding baseplate assembly protein, which translates to MASGSFTSVNLSQLPAPAVIEVLDFEAMFDESLTALQALDPTFDALLPSDPAFKILEVCTYLRLLDRQRVNDAARGVMLAYAGGSDLDHLAAIFGVVRQVLDPGKPQEGIPPRYESDEDFRRRIQLGPEGFSVAGPEGAYVFHALSADPRVLDASATSPGPGEVVVSVLSREADGTATQGLPDIVEAKLSADDVRPLTDHVLVKPATIVNYTVDATLFTFAGPDSQVVLAEARTRLDRYISESHRLGRDVTRSGLFAALHAEGVQRVEIVRPAADVVVDRTQATHCTGVTLTHGGTDE; encoded by the coding sequence GTGGCATCCGGCTCGTTCACCAGTGTCAACCTGTCCCAGCTGCCTGCACCGGCGGTCATCGAAGTGCTCGATTTCGAAGCCATGTTCGATGAATCGCTGACCGCACTGCAGGCCCTGGATCCCACTTTCGACGCGCTGCTGCCGTCGGACCCGGCCTTCAAGATCCTGGAGGTCTGCACCTACCTGCGCCTGCTCGATCGCCAGCGCGTCAACGACGCCGCGCGTGGTGTGATGCTGGCGTATGCCGGTGGCAGCGACCTGGACCACCTCGCCGCGATCTTCGGCGTCGTCCGCCAGGTGCTCGACCCGGGCAAACCGCAGGAAGGCATTCCACCGCGATATGAGAGCGATGAGGACTTCCGCCGCCGCATCCAGCTGGGCCCGGAAGGATTCAGCGTGGCAGGGCCGGAGGGTGCCTATGTATTCCATGCGCTGAGCGCGGACCCGCGCGTGCTCGACGCCAGTGCGACCAGTCCCGGCCCCGGCGAAGTGGTGGTCTCGGTGCTGTCGCGCGAAGCGGATGGAACCGCCACCCAGGGCCTGCCCGACATCGTCGAGGCGAAGCTGAGCGCGGATGATGTGCGACCGCTGACCGACCACGTGCTGGTGAAGCCGGCCACGATCGTCAACTACACGGTCGACGCCACGCTGTTCACCTTTGCCGGCCCGGATTCACAGGTCGTGCTTGCCGAAGCACGCACCCGCCTGGACCGCTACATCAGCGAGTCACATCGTCTCGGCCGCGATGTCACCCGTTCGGGGTTGTTCGCCGCATTGCATGCCGAGGGCGTGCAGCGCGTGGAGATCGTCCGTCCGGCTGCAGATGTGGTGGTGGACCGAACCCAGGCCACGCACTGCACCGGCGTGACCCTGACCCACGGCGGCACCGATGAATGA
- a CDS encoding GPW/gp25 family protein gives MRGIDANTGKSLDGLAHLHQSVRDILTTPLGSRVLRREYGSRVFELIDAPTNRSLRMDLIAATVDALARWEPRLHVENVDVSLPAPGVMILAVTGIHLPDGEAITIEGIEVR, from the coding sequence ATGCGAGGAATCGACGCCAACACCGGCAAATCACTGGATGGGCTCGCCCATCTCCACCAGTCCGTGCGTGACATCCTCACCACGCCCCTTGGCTCCCGCGTACTGCGCCGCGAATACGGTTCACGCGTGTTTGAACTGATCGATGCGCCGACCAACCGCTCGCTGCGCATGGACCTGATCGCGGCCACCGTCGACGCGCTGGCGCGATGGGAACCGCGTCTCCACGTCGAGAACGTCGACGTCTCCCTCCCCGCCCCCGGCGTGATGATCCTGGCAGTGACCGGGATCCACCTGCCGGACGGCGAGGCCATCACCATCGAAGGAATCGAGGTTCGCTAA
- a CDS encoding phage baseplate assembly protein V — MSAEHARLIGNLLMIGVVRELDEANGRVRVDADGMLTGWIPWLERRAGPGMRSWCAPEPGEQVVLACPYGDPGQALVLGSLYQDRFPPPADSRLRQRTEFADGSSVEYDQETTTLNVHVGSGKVIVTCANAQVIASESIVLDTPLIKATGDLDVSGAISAGKDISTPGEIKAGAIGLKAHKHTAQGPTAPTTPAQA, encoded by the coding sequence ATGAGCGCCGAACACGCGCGGTTGATCGGCAACCTGCTGATGATCGGTGTGGTACGCGAGCTGGACGAAGCGAACGGGCGCGTTCGCGTCGATGCCGACGGCATGCTTACCGGCTGGATTCCCTGGCTGGAGCGCCGCGCCGGACCAGGCATGCGCAGCTGGTGCGCGCCCGAACCGGGCGAGCAGGTCGTGCTGGCGTGCCCCTACGGCGACCCCGGCCAGGCACTGGTACTCGGCAGCCTGTACCAGGACCGCTTTCCGCCGCCGGCCGACTCGCGCCTGCGGCAACGCACCGAGTTCGCCGACGGCAGCAGCGTCGAATACGACCAGGAAACCACCACGCTCAACGTCCATGTCGGCAGCGGCAAGGTCATCGTCACCTGTGCGAATGCACAGGTGATCGCCAGCGAATCGATCGTGCTCGATACGCCCTTGATCAAGGCGACCGGCGATCTGGATGTCAGCGGCGCGATCAGCGCTGGCAAGGACATCAGCACACCGGGCGAGATCAAGGCTGGCGCCATCGGTCTGAAGGCACACAAGCACACCGCACAGGGCCCAACCGCCCCGACCACGCCGGCCCAGGCCTGA
- a CDS encoding glycoside hydrolase family 24 protein, producing MTVAAASALGGTNVAAFLDMLAVSEGTDIPGQRSRDHGYDVIVGGQLFTDYRDHPRVLVSLPRYGIKSSAAGRYQFLRSTWDDLRARLGLPDFGPVSQDRAAVALLKQCGAYELIRLGRFDAAVTAARRIWASLPGAGYGQKEHALETLRAAYRAAGGALQ from the coding sequence ATGACCGTCGCCGCCGCCAGCGCCCTCGGTGGCACCAACGTCGCTGCGTTCCTGGACATGCTGGCCGTGTCCGAAGGCACCGACATTCCGGGCCAGCGCTCACGTGACCACGGCTACGACGTCATCGTCGGCGGCCAGCTGTTCACCGACTACCGCGACCATCCCCGCGTGCTGGTGTCGCTGCCGCGCTATGGCATCAAATCCAGCGCCGCCGGCCGCTACCAGTTCCTGCGCAGCACCTGGGACGACCTGCGCGCACGCCTGGGCCTGCCCGACTTCGGCCCGGTCTCGCAGGACCGTGCGGCGGTCGCCCTGTTGAAACAATGCGGTGCCTACGAGCTGATCCGGCTGGGACGCTTCGATGCTGCCGTCACCGCGGCACGACGCATCTGGGCGTCGCTGCCAGGCGCCGGCTACGGGCAGAAGGAGCACGCACTGGAAACGCTACGCGCGGCCTACCGTGCCGCCGGCGGAGCCCTGCAGTGA
- a CDS encoding helix-turn-helix domain-containing protein: MNALPDSIQTLAEVIGESAALTLVRAWPPTTSSTTGRHRVIVYVPSTLPDQHRLIDILGHDAARRLVAHFGGELLFLASCFAAGAHERREQIARAVASGMPRDHVAREFGVSQTTIKRALRGARTALPQAVHPALLKGYARA, translated from the coding sequence ATGAACGCCCTGCCCGACAGTATCCAGACCCTGGCCGAGGTCATCGGCGAATCCGCAGCCCTTACGCTGGTGCGTGCGTGGCCGCCGACCACCTCCAGCACCACCGGCCGTCACCGCGTCATCGTCTACGTCCCCTCCACCCTGCCCGACCAGCATCGGCTGATCGACATCCTTGGCCACGACGCCGCCCGGCGGCTGGTCGCGCACTTCGGCGGCGAACTGTTGTTCCTGGCGTCCTGCTTCGCTGCCGGCGCGCACGAACGCCGTGAGCAGATCGCCCGCGCGGTCGCCAGCGGCATGCCGCGCGACCATGTCGCGCGTGAGTTCGGCGTCTCACAGACCACCATCAAGCGCGCCCTGCGCGGTGCGCGCACCGCGCTGCCACAGGCGGTCCATCCGGCCCTGCTCAAGGGGTACGCACGCGCATGA
- a CDS encoding DUF7696 family protein gives MPRIHDGRDVDSSSDDWRLHCEARRLLQLDGYRRMGNDGRWTAVSPRRHRQQYLEGVLAARGAVERERLAAAALRLWTASPSGRPRHDESG, from the coding sequence ATGCCACGCATCCATGATGGTCGCGACGTTGACAGCAGCAGCGACGACTGGCGCCTGCACTGCGAAGCACGTCGCCTGCTGCAACTGGACGGCTACCGGCGCATGGGCAACGACGGGCGCTGGACGGCGGTCAGTCCGCGCCGACATCGCCAGCAGTATCTCGAGGGTGTCCTGGCGGCACGCGGCGCGGTTGAGCGCGAGCGCCTGGCAGCAGCGGCATTGCGGCTGTGGACCGCCAGCCCGTCCGGCCGACCACGCCACGATGAAAGTGGATGA